A stretch of the Nicotiana tabacum cultivar K326 chromosome 6, ASM71507v2, whole genome shotgun sequence genome encodes the following:
- the LOC107817683 gene encoding large ribosomal subunit protein eL8y encodes MAPKKGVAVAAKKKPVQAKVVNPLFEKRPKQFGIGGALPPKKDLTRFVRWPQVVRIQRKRRILKQRLKVPPALNQFSKTLDKNLATNLFKMLLKYRPEDKAAKKERLLKRAQAEAEGKTPETKKPIIVKYGLKHITYLIEQNKAQLVVIAHDVDPIELVVWLPALCRKMEIPYCIVKGKARLGSIVHKKTASALCLTTVKNEDKMEFSRILEAIKANFNDKYEENRKKWGGGVMGSKSQARTKAKERVLAKEAAQRMN; translated from the exons ATG GCTCCAAAGAAAGGTGTAGCAGTAGCAGCAAAGAAGAAACCAGTTCAAGCGAAAGTGGTGAATCCACTGTTCGAGAAGCGGCCAAAGCAGTTTGGGATCGGTGGCGCATTGCCGCCCAAGAAGGATCTGACCCGTTTCGTGAGATGGCCTCAGGTTGTTCGTATCCAGAGGAAAAGGAGGATTCTTAAGCAGCGTTTGAAGGTTCCTCCTGCTCTTAACCAATTCTCAAAAACCCTTGACAAGAATCTTG CCACGAACCTGTTCAAGATGCTATTGAAGTACAGGCCTGAAGACAAAGCTGCAAAGAAGGAGCGTCTCTTAAAAAGAGCTCAAGCTGAAGCAGAAGGGAAAACACCCGAGACTAAGAAACCTATTATTGTGAAATATGGTCTCAAGCACATAACCTACCTTATTGAGCAG AACAAAGCACAGTTGGTGGTTATTGCTCATGATGTGGACCCAATAGAGTTAGTCGTGTGGCTGCCAGCATTGTGCAGAAAGATGGAAATTCCGTACTGCATTGTGAAGGGAAAAGCACGTTTAGGATCG ATCGTGCACAAGAAAACTGCTTCGGCTCTATGCTTGACAACTgtgaaaaatgaagataaaatggAGTTCAGCAGAATTTTGGAGGCAATCAAG GCAAACTTCAATGACAAGTATGAGGAAAACAGAAAGAAATGGGGCGGTGGTGTCATGGGATCCAAATCACAAGCCAGAACCAAGGCGAAAGAGAGGGTTCTCGCCAAGGAAGCAGCACAGAGAATGAACTAG